In Pedobacter heparinus DSM 2366, the following are encoded in one genomic region:
- the kdpA gene encoding potassium-transporting ATPase subunit KdpA yields MNTELLGIVATYLLTLVIAIPLGKYLAKVFAGEKVWTDFLKPLENGIFKLSGINPKEEMNWKQHMKALLTINLVWLVYGFFVLIYQDKLPLNPDGNPGMTADLSFNTIISFVVNCNLQHYSGESGVSYLTQHYVLMFLQFVSCATGIAAAVVFFKAFRDKTSVKLGNFWDFFVKSITRLLLPLSLIMALILAFNGTPTSYEGKDQFISLQGDTVNVSRGPAAGFIAIKHLGTNGGGWFGANSSHPLENPNYLTAMVELIAQVIIPIAMVIAFGYFIRRKKLAWMIFGVMTIGMLLLLVPTLSSELGGNPAIAKMGISQATGAMEGKEVRFGPAISAYWSTVTTIISTGSVNSMHDSTMPLTGTWQLLGMMINSFYGGCGVGMLNYFIYLIIAVFISGLMVGRTPEFLGHKVEAREIKIAALITLLSPFLILAGTAIASYVFTNHGDAAWAVQPKNWLNNPGFHGFSEMLYEMTSSNANNGSGFEGLGDNNVFWNVATGFVLILGRFLPIIGPVAIAGLLGAKKYIPESAGTLKTDTLTFSLMTFAVILVLNALSYFPALALGPLAEYFTMLK; encoded by the coding sequence ATGAACACTGAATTACTTGGAATTGTTGCTACTTACCTGCTCACGCTGGTCATAGCTATTCCGCTGGGTAAATACCTGGCAAAAGTTTTTGCCGGAGAAAAAGTCTGGACAGACTTTCTGAAACCACTCGAAAACGGCATATTTAAGCTGTCCGGAATCAACCCCAAAGAAGAGATGAACTGGAAGCAGCACATGAAAGCACTGCTTACCATTAACCTGGTTTGGCTGGTATACGGTTTTTTTGTACTGATATACCAGGATAAACTACCCCTGAACCCTGATGGTAATCCCGGTATGACGGCAGATCTGTCTTTCAATACCATTATCAGTTTTGTCGTAAACTGTAACCTGCAACATTATTCCGGAGAATCTGGGGTAAGTTACCTCACCCAGCATTATGTACTCATGTTTTTACAGTTTGTAAGCTGTGCAACCGGTATAGCTGCTGCGGTCGTGTTTTTTAAAGCTTTCAGAGATAAAACTTCGGTTAAACTGGGCAACTTCTGGGATTTCTTTGTAAAATCAATTACCCGTTTGTTATTGCCCCTGTCTTTAATTATGGCCCTTATCCTGGCTTTTAATGGCACACCAACCAGTTACGAAGGTAAAGACCAGTTTATCTCCCTGCAGGGTGATACCGTAAATGTATCCCGTGGCCCGGCCGCCGGCTTTATTGCCATAAAACACCTGGGTACCAATGGTGGAGGCTGGTTTGGTGCCAATTCTTCACACCCTTTGGAAAATCCAAATTACCTGACCGCTATGGTCGAACTGATTGCCCAGGTGATCATCCCCATCGCCATGGTCATTGCCTTCGGTTACTTCATCAGGCGTAAAAAACTGGCCTGGATGATCTTCGGGGTAATGACCATAGGCATGCTGCTCCTGCTGGTCCCTACGCTGAGCAGCGAACTGGGGGGTAATCCGGCAATTGCAAAAATGGGTATTTCGCAGGCTACAGGCGCCATGGAGGGTAAAGAGGTACGTTTTGGTCCAGCCATATCTGCTTACTGGAGTACAGTAACCACCATCATCTCTACCGGTTCGGTAAACAGCATGCACGACAGCACCATGCCTTTAACAGGAACCTGGCAATTGCTGGGCATGATGATCAACTCCTTTTACGGGGGCTGTGGAGTAGGGATGTTGAATTACTTTATTTACCTGATCATCGCTGTATTTATTTCCGGACTGATGGTGGGCCGTACACCAGAGTTTCTTGGGCATAAGGTAGAGGCCAGGGAAATCAAGATAGCGGCGCTGATCACGTTGTTAAGCCCTTTTTTGATTTTGGCTGGTACCGCTATAGCCAGTTATGTCTTTACAAACCATGGGGATGCGGCCTGGGCCGTACAGCCCAAAAACTGGCTGAACAATCCCGGCTTTCATGGCTTCTCTGAAATGTTATATGAAATGACCTCCTCCAATGCCAACAATGGCTCGGGCTTTGAAGGGCTGGGCGACAACAATGTATTCTGGAACGTGGCCACAGGTTTCGTATTGATACTTGGTCGTTTCCTGCCCATAATTGGTCCGGTGGCTATTGCCGGTTTACTAGGTGCCAAAAAATACATCCCCGAATCGGCTGGTACGCTAAAAACAGATACGCTGACTTTCAGCCTGATGACCTTTGCAGTAATCCTGGTGTTAAATGCACTTTCTTATTTCCCTGCACTGGCCTTAGGCCCCCTGGCAGAATATTTTACGATGCTTAAATAG
- a CDS encoding pyridoxamine 5'-phosphate oxidase family protein codes for MNSINKNQPEDTIENLGREEAVKKIKELIEQAETCFFCTEPASGPSGGVRPMTIQQVDDEGNLWVISANDSHVNAEVALDSRVKLYFQGSKHSDYLYLTAEASIHDDKTKIKELWSPFLKVWFTEGENDPRISLLKIVPSFGYYWDNKHGNLVAGVKMMIGTAIGKTLDDSVEGRINI; via the coding sequence ATGAACAGCATTAATAAAAATCAGCCGGAAGATACTATAGAAAATTTAGGCCGGGAAGAAGCCGTAAAAAAAATCAAAGAGCTAATAGAGCAGGCTGAAACCTGTTTTTTTTGTACAGAACCGGCTTCCGGACCTTCCGGAGGCGTAAGACCAATGACTATCCAACAGGTGGATGATGAGGGGAACCTATGGGTCATCAGTGCAAATGACAGCCATGTAAATGCCGAAGTAGCACTTGATTCAAGGGTAAAACTCTATTTTCAGGGCTCTAAGCATTCGGATTACCTATATCTTACCGCAGAAGCAAGTATTCATGACGACAAGACAAAAATAAAGGAACTTTGGAGCCCCTTCCTGAAAGTATGGTTTACAGAAGGGGAGAATGATCCCCGTATTTCGCTGTTAAAAATAGTGCCGTCTTTCGGGTATTACTGGGATAACAAGCATGGTAACCTGGTTGCAGGTGTTAAAATGATGATCGGTACAGCAATTGGCAAAACACTGGATGACTCAGTAGAAGGAAGGATCAACATTTAA
- a CDS encoding porin, whose product MKKLLLLSAVLSTVAGYSYGQTEPKIKVSGYLETYYGYDLNKPSDNNRPGFIYSHNRHNEVNLNLGFIKGAYDDGNIRANVALMAGTYTNANMAAEPGVLKNIYEANTGLKLSKTLNLWLDAGIFASHIDFESAVSKDCWVLTRNISSENTPYYESGAKLSYASKDGSFAATLLYLNGWQRINRLNGNSKPAGGLQLTWKPTAKITLNYSNYLGTEGSDALRVNRFYHDVYGIFELTDDFGLTLGLDYGTQQEAKGSKKHNEVFAPVAIARYNISDQWKVAGRVEHYQDKNGIFIVTGTSNGFKTTGYSLNVDYAPISNAVVRLEGKLYDSKDKIFIKNENIVNTNAAVTASIAVSF is encoded by the coding sequence ATGAAGAAACTACTATTGTTATCGGCAGTCTTAAGTACTGTCGCAGGCTACAGCTATGGGCAGACCGAACCGAAAATTAAGGTGTCTGGCTACCTGGAAACTTATTACGGATACGATCTTAACAAACCATCAGATAACAACCGCCCCGGTTTTATTTATTCACACAACCGTCACAATGAGGTAAACCTGAACCTGGGTTTTATTAAAGGGGCCTATGATGATGGAAACATCAGGGCAAATGTAGCCTTGATGGCCGGTACGTATACCAATGCCAATATGGCTGCTGAACCTGGTGTGCTAAAAAATATTTATGAGGCCAATACAGGCTTAAAGCTTTCTAAAACACTTAACCTCTGGCTTGATGCAGGTATATTTGCTTCACATATTGATTTTGAAAGTGCGGTATCCAAAGACTGCTGGGTATTGACCCGGAACATTTCCTCAGAAAATACACCTTACTATGAATCGGGTGCCAAGCTCAGTTATGCCAGTAAGGATGGCAGTTTTGCTGCTACCTTGCTTTACTTAAACGGCTGGCAGCGCATTAACCGCCTCAATGGCAACAGCAAGCCTGCAGGTGGCTTGCAGCTGACCTGGAAACCTACAGCAAAAATCACCCTTAATTATAGCAATTACCTGGGAACAGAGGGCAGCGACGCCCTACGTGTAAACCGCTTTTATCATGATGTATATGGAATTTTTGAATTGACAGACGATTTCGGTCTGACCCTGGGGCTCGACTACGGTACCCAGCAGGAGGCTAAAGGGAGTAAAAAACACAATGAGGTATTTGCACCGGTAGCCATAGCCCGTTATAACATTTCTGATCAATGGAAAGTGGCGGGCAGGGTAGAGCATTACCAGGATAAAAATGGTATTTTTATAGTTACAGGTACATCCAACGGCTTTAAAACCACTGGTTATTCTTTAAATGTTGACTATGCCCCCATCAGCAATGCGGTAGTAAGGCTGGAAGGGAAGCTTTACGATAGCAAGGATAAAATATTTATCAAAAATGAAAATATAGTGAATACCAACGCTGCAGTTACAGCAAGTATTGCAGTTTCTTTTTAA
- a CDS encoding potassium-transporting ATPase subunit F, which yields MQVILQINRLVRKNLKVMIALFLIAIAVFIYMIYVLIKPEKF from the coding sequence ATGCAGGTTATTTTACAAATCAATCGACTGGTTCGAAAAAATCTAAAAGTTATGATCGCATTATTCCTTATCGCAATCGCCGTCTTCATCTATATGATCTACGTGCTGATTAAACCAGAAAAATTTTAA
- the kdpB gene encoding potassium-transporting ATPase subunit KdpB: MKTSHKLFEPALVQTAFKQSFIKLDPRVMVRNPVMFTVEIGTAIMAYVTIYSMNNPGQGSAVYNFFIFLILLLTVLFANFAEAIAEARGKAQADSLRKTREETPAKVLLSNGKVEVRSSNLLKKGDVFICEAGDTIPTDGEIIEGIATIDESAITGESAPVIRESGGDKSSVTGGTKVLSDEIKVQVSTQPGESFLDKMIALVEGASRQKTPNEIALTILLASFTLVFIIVCVTLKPFADYANTPITIAALISLFVCLIPTTIGGLLSAIGIAGMDRALRTNVITKSGKAVETAGDIDVLLLDKTGTITIGNRKATNFYPTTGIVIKNFMDACVLSSLADDTPEGKSIVELAALQDSHSHAVAPEGAKFIKFTAETRSSGIDTPDGKRIRKGAFDAIRNIVLMAGNPFPMDIEDQVKAIANNGGTPLVVAENEKAIGVIELQDIIKPGISERFERLRKMGVKTVMVTGDNPLTAKFIAEKAGVDDFIAEAKPEDKMNYIKEEQALGKLVAMMGDGTNDAPALAQADVGVAMNSGTQAAKEAGNMVDLDNDPTKLIEIVEIGKQLLITRGTLTTFSIANDVAKYFAIVPALFIASIPALQHLNIMGLHSPESAILSAVIFNAIIIPFLIPLALKGVAYKPIGASALLRRNLFIYGLGGVIAPFIGIKLIDLMVGLFI; the protein is encoded by the coding sequence ATGAAAACTTCTCATAAATTATTTGAACCTGCTTTAGTGCAAACTGCATTTAAACAGTCTTTTATTAAACTCGACCCAAGGGTGATGGTCCGTAACCCTGTCATGTTCACGGTCGAGATCGGTACGGCCATTATGGCCTATGTTACCATTTATTCAATGAACAACCCCGGACAGGGATCGGCCGTATACAACTTCTTTATTTTCCTGATCTTATTGCTTACCGTACTTTTTGCCAACTTTGCCGAGGCCATTGCCGAAGCCCGCGGAAAAGCTCAGGCCGACAGTTTAAGGAAAACCAGGGAAGAAACACCGGCCAAAGTATTGCTGAGCAATGGAAAGGTTGAGGTGCGCTCTTCAAACCTGCTCAAAAAAGGGGATGTATTTATCTGCGAAGCAGGCGATACCATCCCCACCGATGGCGAGATCATTGAAGGTATAGCTACAATTGATGAATCGGCCATTACAGGTGAATCAGCCCCCGTTATCCGCGAATCGGGTGGCGACAAATCATCCGTAACCGGTGGTACAAAAGTGCTTTCTGATGAGATCAAAGTACAGGTAAGCACTCAGCCTGGCGAGAGCTTTCTGGATAAGATGATCGCCCTGGTAGAAGGTGCATCCCGTCAGAAAACACCCAATGAAATTGCTTTGACCATTTTGCTGGCCAGTTTTACCCTGGTTTTCATCATCGTATGCGTAACCTTAAAGCCTTTTGCCGATTATGCAAATACGCCGATCACTATAGCAGCCCTGATCTCCCTGTTTGTATGTCTGATCCCTACAACCATTGGCGGGCTCCTTTCTGCCATTGGCATTGCGGGGATGGATAGGGCATTAAGGACCAATGTGATCACCAAATCGGGCAAGGCAGTTGAAACTGCTGGCGACATAGATGTCCTCCTCTTAGATAAAACCGGAACCATTACCATAGGTAATCGTAAGGCCACAAATTTTTACCCTACCACCGGGATAGTGATCAAAAACTTCATGGATGCCTGTGTGCTGAGCTCACTGGCAGATGATACGCCTGAAGGAAAATCTATAGTAGAGCTTGCGGCTTTACAGGACAGCCATAGTCATGCTGTTGCACCTGAAGGAGCAAAATTTATCAAATTTACTGCCGAAACACGTTCGAGCGGTATTGATACCCCTGATGGAAAACGCATCCGGAAAGGGGCATTTGACGCTATCCGTAACATCGTGTTGATGGCCGGAAACCCTTTTCCAATGGATATTGAAGACCAGGTTAAAGCTATAGCCAACAATGGTGGTACCCCATTGGTAGTTGCCGAAAATGAAAAAGCCATCGGAGTAATCGAACTGCAGGATATCATTAAGCCCGGCATCAGTGAACGTTTTGAACGCTTGCGCAAGATGGGGGTGAAAACCGTAATGGTAACCGGTGATAATCCCTTAACCGCTAAGTTCATCGCCGAAAAAGCAGGGGTTGATGATTTTATTGCCGAAGCCAAGCCGGAAGATAAAATGAACTATATCAAAGAGGAGCAGGCACTGGGTAAACTGGTAGCCATGATGGGTGATGGTACCAATGATGCCCCCGCTTTGGCACAGGCCGATGTAGGCGTGGCCATGAACAGTGGTACGCAGGCAGCTAAAGAAGCCGGTAATATGGTCGACCTGGACAATGACCCTACCAAACTGATCGAGATCGTAGAGATCGGCAAACAACTGCTGATTACCCGTGGCACGCTAACCACCTTCTCTATCGCAAACGATGTGGCCAAATATTTTGCCATTGTACCGGCCCTGTTTATTGCTTCCATCCCTGCTTTACAGCATTTGAATATCATGGGGCTACACAGTCCTGAAAGTGCAATTTTATCGGCCGTAATTTTTAATGCCATCATCATTCCTTTCCTCATTCCCCTGGCCTTAAAAGGTGTTGCCTATAAACCCATAGGTGCCAGCGCCTTGCTGCGCAGAAACCTGTTTATATATGGGTTAGGAGGGGTAATTGCACCTTTCATCGGCATAAAATTAATTGACCTGATGGTAGGATTATTTATTTAA
- a CDS encoding K(+)-transporting ATPase subunit C, with amino-acid sequence MKKYLLQSIRLTAVLMLLLCVIYPLIVAFAGNFSRGNGGGEKITKNGKVVGYALLGQNFSQPEYFWGRPSAVAYNAAGSGGSNKGPSNAEYLALVSGRIDTLLKYHPYLKKADIPADMVAASGSGLDPNISEQGAIIQIKRVAATRGLTERTVAELVVKYTEGPFLGMFGPSRVNVLKLNLALDELKK; translated from the coding sequence ATGAAAAAATACCTGTTACAATCTATACGCCTTACTGCAGTACTGATGCTGCTCTTATGTGTCATCTATCCTTTAATTGTTGCCTTTGCAGGCAACTTTTCCAGAGGCAATGGTGGGGGCGAGAAAATCACTAAAAACGGAAAAGTAGTGGGCTATGCCTTATTGGGACAAAACTTTAGCCAACCCGAATATTTCTGGGGTAGGCCCTCTGCTGTGGCTTACAACGCTGCCGGATCTGGAGGCTCCAATAAGGGCCCTTCCAATGCCGAATACCTGGCCTTAGTTTCAGGCAGGATCGATACTTTGTTAAAATACCATCCCTACCTTAAAAAGGCAGATATCCCTGCCGATATGGTTGCTGCATCGGGAAGCGGACTGGATCCCAACATTTCCGAACAGGGGGCCATTATACAGATCAAAAGGGTGGCAGCCACACGTGGCCTTACCGAAAGAACTGTTGCAGAACTGGTGGTAAAGTATACCGAAGGCCCTTTTTTAGGGATGTTTGGTCCATCACGTGTAAATGTATTAAAGCTAAATCTGGCGCTCGACGAATTAAAAAAATAA